The Kocuria turfanensis genome contains the following window.
GGATGGGCATGTCGCCGGTGTAGTCCACCGCGCCCACGGCGTAGGGGGTGTCGTGGATGTTGGAGGGGTGCAGTCCGGCCTCGCCGCCGTCACGGCGGGCCCACTGGGGCTTGGGGCCCACGAGGCGCACACCGGTGCGGTCGGAGTTGAAGTGGACCTCCCAGTCCGCGGCGTAGAACTCCTCCATGTCGGCGGTGGTGAAGAACTCGGGGGCGGCGTGGGGGCCCTCGAGCACCCCGACCTCCCAGTAGGCGCCCACCTGGGGGCGCTCGGCGAGCGGGACGTCGGCGACCTCGTGCGGCACGGCCGGGGTGCTGATCCCCAGGACGTCGCCGGGAGCGAGCGCGCGGCCGGCGGCCCCGCCGATCTCGCCCTGCACGAAGGTGGCCGCGGAGCCCAGCACCAGCGGGACGTCCAGCCCGCCCTCGACGAGCAGGTAGGCGCGCATGCCCTGCTCGGCGCGCCCGATCGCCAGCACGTCCCCGGCGGCGAGCTCGAGCACGGCCCACTGCGCCGCCGGCTCCCGGTTCACCAGCACCTCGACCGGGGCGCCCGTGACCATCACCCGGGCCGGAGTGTGGAAGCGCAGGGTCGGCCCGGCCATCGTCACCTCGAGGCCGGCGGCGCGCTCGGGGTTGCCGAGCGCCTCGTTGCCCAGCCGGAAGGACAGCTCGTCCATCGGGCCCGACGGCGGGATGCCCACCGGCCAGTACCCGATCCGCCCGGGCCGGTCCTGGACGGTGGTCAGCAGCCCGGACTTCAGGACCTCCAGGCGCGGCTGGGCGCTGCGCACGCCCTCCAGGGTGGCGGTGGAGTGCTCGACGTCGCGGACCGCGGGCAGCTGCGGGATCGCCCGGAGCACGCCCAGGTTCGTGGCCACCCCGTGCACGCGGGCCTGCTCGAGGGCCTCCCCCAGCCGCGCCCAGGCCTGCTCGCGGTCCGCGCCGTGGGCGACGAACTTGCTCAGCAGCGGGTCGTAGAAGGCGCTGACCTCGGAGCCGACCTCGATCCAGGAGTCCACCCGGATGCCGTCCGGGACCACCAGGCCGGTCACGGTGCCGGCGCTGGGCAGGTTGTCCAGGTCGGGGTTCTCCGCGTAGACCCGGGCCTCCACGGCGGCGCCGCGGGCGATGAGCTCGGCGTCCATCATGGTGCGGTCCCCCCCGGCCAGGCGGAGCATCCACTCGACGAGGTCCACGCCGTAGACCGCCTCGGTGACGGGGTGCTCGACCTGCAGGCGGGTGTTCACCTCGAGGAACGCCGCCTCCTGGCGGTCGGGGTCGTAGATGAACTCGACCGTGCCGGCGGAGCGGTAGTCCACGGAGGCGCACAGCCGCCGGGCGGCGTCGTGGATCGTGGCGCACACGTGCTCGGGCAGGTCGGGGGCCGGGGCCTCCTCGACCACCTTCTGGTGGCGGCGCTGCAGGGTGCAGTCCCGGTCCCCGACCACGAGGACGTCGCCGCGCCCGTCGCCGAAGACCTGCGCCTCGACGTGCCGGGCGCGGTCCACGAGCCGCTCCAGGAAGACCCCGGCGGAGGAGAAGTTCGCCCCGGCCACGCGCCGGACGCTCTCCCAGGCCGCGCGCAGGTCCTCGGCGTCACGGCACTCCTGCATGCCGATCCCGCCGCCGCCGGCGGTGGCCTTGAGCATGACCGGCCAGCCGATCCCCTCGGCCTGCGCCAGCGCCTCCTCGAGCGAGCCGAGCAGCCCGGTGCCGGCGAGCAGGGGCACGTTTGCGGCCACGGCGGCATCGCGCGCGGTGTGCTTGGCGCCGAAGACGCGCAGCTGCTCCTCCGTGGGGCCGACGAACGCGATCCCGGCGGCCTCGCAGGCCGCGGCGAAGTCCGTGTTCTCGGAGAGGAACCCGTATCCGGGGTGGATCGCCCCGGCCCCGGTGCGCTCGGCCGCGGCGATGATCCTCGCGATGTCCAGATAGCTCTCCGCGGCGGGCGAGGCCCCGAGGTGCACGGCCTCGTCGGCGGCGGACACGTGCAGGGAGCCGCGGTCGGCGTCCGAGTACACGGCCACGGCGCGCAGCCCGAGGGCCTGGACGGAGCGGATGATCCGCACGGCGATCTCGCCGCGGTTGGCCACGAGGACGGTGTCGAAGGCGCTCATGCTCACGCCTCCTGACCGGTCGGAGCCACCGTGCCGGCGGAGACGATCATCTCGGCGCGGGAGGGGTCGAAGCCGTTGCACGGGTTGTTGACCTGCGGGCAGTTGGAGACCACCACCAGCACGTCCCGCTCCGCCCGCAGGCTCACCGACAGCCCGGGGGCGGAGATGCCGTCCACGATGCCGAGGGCGCCGTCCGGGTCCACCGGGACGTTCATGAACCAGTTGACGTTGGAGACCTGGTCCCGCTTGCCCATGCCGTACGTGGAGAGCTCCGCCAGGAAGTTGTCCGCGCACCCGTGCTGGGACCACGTGTGGTGGCCGTAGCGCAGGGTGTTGGACTCCTTGGAGCAGGCCCCGCCGAGGGTGTCGTGGCGCTCGACGTCCGTGCCGACAACGGTCAGCAGCGGGTCGTGCTCGTTGCTGCGCAGGACCGACCCGTCGCTCAGGTAGACGCTGTCCTGGCCCTGCAGGGTGGCCTGCGCACTGTAGGCGCGGGCGGTGTCCGCGGCGTCGTAGACGAGGAAGTCGACGGCCTGGTTGCCGTCCACGTCCACGATGGTGAGCACCTGGCCGGCCCGCAGGACGGTGGACCAGGGGGCGAGCGGGGCCACGGTCTCGCGGCGCAGCTCGGGGCCGAACCGGGACGCGAGGTCCGCCGCGCGGTCGGCGGGGATCGTGGCGGGGACCGGGGTGGTGGTGGGAGCAGTCATGGTGGGTTCCTTTCCTCGTCGCTGGAGGGGCTCAGGCCAGGCCGCGGGCGCGGAGGTACTCGGCGGTGTTCTGGTAGGCGCGGCGGCGTTCGGGCGCCGAGTTCCAGGCGGGGGTCTCGGGGGCGGTCGCCCGGGCGCGCCAGGCGACGACGTCGAGCGGAGTGCTCACGTACTCCTCGCGCGGGTCCAGGGGGTGGGCGGCATTGGCGAGCAGCAGCACGCACGGCATCTCGGTGACCAGGGTCAGCGAGGCGCCCGCCCCGGCGGAGCCCGTGAACACCGGCCGGCCGGAGGGACCGACCTCCACGCCCTGGAAGAACGAGACGCAGGGCGGGACGTCGCGCCGGGAGAGCCCGTGCTTGGCGCCCGCCAGGACGAGCAGCTCGCGCCCGGCCGGGCTGGGGCCCTGGGGCTGCCCGTCCCCGTAGCGCTCCTCGTTGCGGGCCCGGGAGCTGGCGCCGTAGAGGGCGTCGTGGTGGCCCGAGCTGTCCTCCACCACGGTGGCCAGCGCACGGCCCTGGTCGGAGAGCAGCACCTGGCCGGCGCCGGTGCGGACCTGCCACTGGATCTTCATCGTGTCCGCCACGTTGAGCCGTTCGAACGGCTCCGCGGCGTTGTAGAGCAGCACCGAGGCGCAGGCGTCGCCGGCCACGTCCGTGAGCCGGACGGCGGTGCCGCGGGCCAGGACCTTGTGCGTGTAGTTGCCGCCCGCCACGCGCTCGGCCCACACGATGTCCTCCGGCGCCACCCGCGCCGGGGCGTCCCCGTAGGTCGTGGCGGGCACGGTGGGGCTGCACTCGACGACGGTGCCCTCCTGGGCGCGGGCGTGGGCCCGGGCCCCGGCGGTCGTCCCGGTGGTGGACGTGGTCTCGGTGACGGTCATGGCCGGCTCCTTCTCG
Protein-coding sequences here:
- a CDS encoding urea amidolyase associated protein UAAP1, coding for MTVTETTSTTGTTAGARAHARAQEGTVVECSPTVPATTYGDAPARVAPEDIVWAERVAGGNYTHKVLARGTAVRLTDVAGDACASVLLYNAAEPFERLNVADTMKIQWQVRTGAGQVLLSDQGRALATVVEDSSGHHDALYGASSRARNEERYGDGQPQGPSPAGRELLVLAGAKHGLSRRDVPPCVSFFQGVEVGPSGRPVFTGSAGAGASLTLVTEMPCVLLLANAAHPLDPREEYVSTPLDVVAWRARATAPETPAWNSAPERRRAYQNTAEYLRARGLA
- a CDS encoding urea amidolyase associated protein UAAP2 is translated as MTAPTTTPVPATIPADRAADLASRFGPELRRETVAPLAPWSTVLRAGQVLTIVDVDGNQAVDFLVYDAADTARAYSAQATLQGQDSVYLSDGSVLRSNEHDPLLTVVGTDVERHDTLGGACSKESNTLRYGHHTWSQHGCADNFLAELSTYGMGKRDQVSNVNWFMNVPVDPDGALGIVDGISAPGLSVSLRAERDVLVVVSNCPQVNNPCNGFDPSRAEMIVSAGTVAPTGQEA
- the uca gene encoding urea carboxylase, which encodes MSAFDTVLVANRGEIAVRIIRSVQALGLRAVAVYSDADRGSLHVSAADEAVHLGASPAAESYLDIARIIAAAERTGAGAIHPGYGFLSENTDFAAACEAAGIAFVGPTEEQLRVFGAKHTARDAAVAANVPLLAGTGLLGSLEEALAQAEGIGWPVMLKATAGGGGIGMQECRDAEDLRAAWESVRRVAGANFSSAGVFLERLVDRARHVEAQVFGDGRGDVLVVGDRDCTLQRRHQKVVEEAPAPDLPEHVCATIHDAARRLCASVDYRSAGTVEFIYDPDRQEAAFLEVNTRLQVEHPVTEAVYGVDLVEWMLRLAGGDRTMMDAELIARGAAVEARVYAENPDLDNLPSAGTVTGLVVPDGIRVDSWIEVGSEVSAFYDPLLSKFVAHGADREQAWARLGEALEQARVHGVATNLGVLRAIPQLPAVRDVEHSTATLEGVRSAQPRLEVLKSGLLTTVQDRPGRIGYWPVGIPPSGPMDELSFRLGNEALGNPERAAGLEVTMAGPTLRFHTPARVMVTGAPVEVLVNREPAAQWAVLELAAGDVLAIGRAEQGMRAYLLVEGGLDVPLVLGSAATFVQGEIGGAAGRALAPGDVLGISTPAVPHEVADVPLAERPQVGAYWEVGVLEGPHAAPEFFTTADMEEFYAADWEVHFNSDRTGVRLVGPKPQWARRDGGEAGLHPSNIHDTPYAVGAVDYTGDMPILLGPDGPSLGGFTCPATVAEGQKWKLGQLRAGDRVRFVPITQAQAAQLRREPRARVLADRAAVVDGGVVTAVAATGDRPSLTVRRSGDANMLVEYGAMTLDIASRMRIEALRRALQEQIDDGSLPGVLELTPGIRSLQIHLDPELLGLDEVLERVLALDSALPATHDLRLPSRTVHLPLSWDDPATREAIRRYEKGVRDDAPWCPWNIEFIRRINGLDSVEDVRSVLFEAEYLVLGLGDVYLGAPVATPVDPRHRLVTTKYNPARTWTPQNAVGIGGAYLCVYGMEGPGGYQFVGRTTQVWSTHRQRGPYEEGTPWLLRFFDRIKWYPVSPEELEGMRADMAVGRLPLRVEEGEFSMAEYAAFLAEHREGIDAFEARRRSAFDAERQAWEDAGEFERVAALAEVAAEEDVAVEIPDGCEGVEAQFAANVFRVDVRAGDRVREGQTLMAVEAMKMEAPVIAPVDGVVHSVVVEPGAHVGPGAVLAVVRPDKNSPDPVGPGVVGTDTDVPDASVTEAAPQAPATTADDPAADVNGPAAPADAPAVARTA